The following are encoded together in the Acidovorax sp. KKS102 genome:
- a CDS encoding VacJ family lipoprotein encodes MMHSLLTFRASIAGDRWSISRLATGLALLLGGVLLTGCATVANPDPRDPLESYNRSMTNFNEQVDAMVLKPVATAYKEVTPAPVRTGVSNFFANLGDVWSFVNNVLQLRGEAAASSFMRVNVNTFMGLGGLLDIASELGIDRYKQDFGLTLGRWGVGTGPYLVLPILGPSTIRDTFALPVDMKGNVVSYVDPVSARNSLYALRVVDTRANLLRASSVLDSAALDKYSFTRDVYLQVRSHAGEAQNADGKDDGGASNGVLPEEPPR; translated from the coding sequence ATGATGCATTCACTTCTTACATTCCGCGCCAGCATCGCTGGTGACAGGTGGTCGATTTCCCGCCTGGCGACAGGCCTGGCGCTGCTGCTGGGGGGCGTGCTGCTCACCGGGTGCGCCACGGTGGCCAACCCTGACCCCCGCGACCCGCTGGAGTCTTACAACCGCAGCATGACCAACTTCAATGAACAGGTCGATGCCATGGTGCTCAAGCCCGTGGCGACGGCGTATAAGGAGGTCACGCCCGCGCCCGTGCGCACAGGGGTCAGCAACTTCTTTGCAAACCTGGGCGATGTCTGGTCCTTTGTGAACAACGTGCTGCAGCTGCGCGGCGAAGCCGCTGCGTCCAGCTTCATGCGGGTCAATGTGAACACCTTCATGGGCCTGGGTGGCTTGCTGGACATCGCCAGCGAGCTGGGCATTGACCGCTACAAGCAGGACTTTGGCCTGACCCTGGGGCGCTGGGGCGTGGGCACGGGGCCGTATCTGGTGCTGCCCATCCTGGGGCCTTCCACCATCCGCGACACGTTCGCTCTGCCGGTGGACATGAAGGGCAATGTGGTGAGCTACGTGGACCCGGTCTCTGCCCGCAATTCGTTGTATGCCCTGCGCGTGGTGGACACGCGGGCCAACCTGCTGCGCGCCAGCTCGGTGCTCGACAGCGCTGCTCTGGACAAGTACAGCTTTACGCGTGACGTGTACCTGCAAGTGCGCAGCCATGCCGGTGAGGCGCAGAATGCCGACGGCAAGGACGACGGCGGCGCCAGCAACGGCGTACTGCCGGAAGAGCCTCCCCGCTGA
- the mlaD gene encoding outer membrane lipid asymmetry maintenance protein MlaD: MQRSKNDLWVGLFVMLGAVALVFLALQSANLLSLQFHSGYRITAKFDNIGGLKPQAAVRSAGVVVGRVESITFDDKTFQARVTLAMEDRYAFPKDSSLKILTSGLLGEQYIGIEAGADEKNLAAGDTITSTQSAVVLENLIGQFLYSKAEDGAKPAGTGGKK, from the coding sequence ATGCAACGTTCCAAAAACGATCTGTGGGTAGGGCTCTTCGTGATGCTGGGCGCGGTGGCACTGGTGTTTCTGGCGCTGCAGTCGGCCAATCTGCTGAGCCTGCAATTCCATTCGGGCTACCGCATCACTGCCAAGTTCGACAACATCGGTGGCCTCAAGCCCCAGGCAGCAGTGCGCAGCGCCGGAGTGGTGGTGGGGCGCGTGGAGTCCATCACTTTTGACGACAAGACCTTCCAGGCGCGTGTCACGCTGGCCATGGAAGACCGCTACGCCTTCCCCAAGGACAGCTCCCTCAAGATCCTGACCAGCGGCCTGCTGGGTGAGCAGTACATCGGGATCGAGGCCGGTGCCGACGAAAAAAACCTGGCGGCGGGCGACACGATCACGTCCACCCAGTCGGCAGTGGTGCTTGAGAACCTTATCGGACAATTTCTTTACAGCAAAGCCGAAGACGGCGCAAAACCTGCAGGGACAGGTGGCAAAAAATGA